The Muribaculum intestinale genome includes the window AACGCCTTTGCGGTAAGATGCGGCTACCAATTTGCCATGTACGATAGTTGGGAAAAGGCCAAGCGACACTCGCTACATTTTTAAGGGTGGCAAATTCAACTGATAAATTAAATATATCTGCTACCTCAAAACCATTATGTAATCCATATCCATTGTAAGAAAAAATGTCGGCAAGTATACGTTCCTCAGGATATAGGTTTTGCAGTGATTTCAATAAGGCAAGTTGGAACATCTGGTTGCCGAGTCCACCTAAGAATTTTACTATTTTCATTTTAAATACCAAATAAGAGCATCTTTAATTATTAACGCACTTTTTTTTATCTTAGACCCATATGATGATGACCGGCCTTTATTGAAATATTGATCAATTTTCACCTTATCTCTAAATATAATTTTAGGTGTGAATTCGGGAGTTATCCATTCCTCCGGCATACAATATTCGGGGGATAGGATTTTACATGGATGGGCTCGAAAATATTTATTTATATGAGACTCATCATGAACACGAGCTATTATTCCTGCATCATAATCTCTCCTTATATTTTGGGCAAGCGTTGAAATCATATTAAGATATGCTTTAGCTTCGCCTCCATTTAGTCCTCCCATATAATATAAATATGGTTGCTTTTCATATGGAGCAATATACGCAGCAGAATTCTTATTACGCTCGTATGGATAGAACATCGGATGCTTAAATGGTTTACGTTTGCCTGGCCATTCTGCTCCAACTAATTTTTCAGAATTAGAGGGTAGTAGTTCAATTCCTACAGAGTCAACAAACAAAGCATTACTATTAAAAAAGAAAATATAGTCAAACTTTAGAAGTTTGTCTTTGATTGTCATAAATATTTCGAACCGCAAGAGTGAATCCAAAGGAAACCCCATACATTGCCGTTCTATAAGATGTACATTCTTTTGATTTGAAATCGATAAATCATCAGTAAATACAAAATACTCCTTATCTGCACGTCCTTTTAAGAATTTAGATTCACATGATGAATAAAAATCATTAAAGAACTGATTATATTTTCCGGTACAGATGTACAAAATTGCTATTTTCATATGCTAATTAAAATTATAGAATAAGTATGGATACATTACATTCCAATCGTTTTTATACTCTAAAATCACAATAAAACGCAATAAAAATCCAATGATTATAAGATTAATATATTTAAGTCGAGTTTTACCGCTTGGGACTCTATTAATCAAGAGTATGCATAGAATAAAAATAAACGGATAAAAATACAGAGAGAAGCGTGTCATGATTGGGAATGTTATCGACGTCATATTGAATATGACATTCAGGATTGTCATCCACCACAACAATGGCTCTTTTACCTTAAAAGAATATTTTCGTTGGATATAATAACAGAACCATAGTACTATTGCGGAAATAACGGTATTAATAATTGCTGCCCACGCAACAGAATCGCGCGTCATTCCCTGCTCATAATATACCAAATCGGTTAATCCAAGCATTTCAAACACCTTATCAATAAAAAAAGCAATGATTATGCCACCAATAAACGTAATAGAGATGAATTTACGATTCAATTCTACCTTCTGTAATATCAGCAATAGAAAAAATACTATAGCAGAGCTATGTAACGTCGTTGCTATAATACCGCATAATATAAAAATAAATAATCGATGTTTTAATAATTGAAAATAAGCATAATATAATACGCATATGGCTATTCCTTGTCTCATGCCGGAGTATTCACTCTCTAAAACGCCGGCACATAACATCAGAAATACAACCAGACATATGCCATTCGTAAACTTGCGTATAAATAAGATATTGGCAATTGTGACAATTAAACCTGAAATGAATATAATTCCGTATGCATTCCTCGTAATGAAATGCATTATCATATTTGCATAAATCTGAAAACCGGGCTCAAATCTATCAAGTGCATTAACGTGCCAAATTCCATGAGACATG containing:
- a CDS encoding family 6 glucosyltransferase — translated: MKIAILYICTGKYNQFFNDFYSSCESKFLKGRADKEYFVFTDDLSISNQKNVHLIERQCMGFPLDSLLRFEIFMTIKDKLLKFDYIFFFNSNALFVDSVGIELLPSNSEKLVGAEWPGKRKPFKHPMFYPYERNKNSAAYIAPYEKQPYLYYMGGLNGGEAKAYLNMISTLAQNIRRDYDAGIIARVHDESHINKYFRAHPCKILSPEYCMPEEWITPEFTPKIIFRDKVKIDQYFNKGRSSSYGSKIKKSALIIKDALIWYLK
- a CDS encoding EpsG family protein, coding for MWSVVFYVISFWWVHVCVRNSNFSPRVKMGFEAIYCFFALFIFFCFRDITILNDTHAYFEWFDDLSHSAEHMSHGIWHVNALDRFEPGFQIYANMIMHFITRNAYGIIFISGLIVTIANILFIRKFTNGICLVVFLMLCAGVLESEYSGMRQGIAICVLYYAYFQLLKHRLFIFILCGIIATTLHSSAIVFFLLLILQKVELNRKFISITFIGGIIIAFFIDKVFEMLGLTDLVYYEQGMTRDSVAWAAIINTVISAIVLWFCYYIQRKYSFKVKEPLLWWMTILNVIFNMTSITFPIMTRFSLYFYPFIFILCILLINRVPSGKTRLKYINLIIIGFLLRFIVILEYKNDWNVMYPYLFYNFN